A single region of the Nicotiana sylvestris chromosome 6, ASM39365v2, whole genome shotgun sequence genome encodes:
- the LOC138871919 gene encoding uncharacterized protein, giving the protein MEEQMEENPFADIDEYIEDTNAIVPPVVGAATFKVEHGLILMLKAEGFFRNSTDDDPTQQLRNFLGVCVMHKHNNVSDDALRLRMFKYSLAGDARKWLQNMLPNSILSWPELVRAFLAKWFPQRLATNVNVLTKIFTKSQTKKVNVVEDVQPISNEDFEEANYVNNSQGGYQRQQYQGQGQQNQWRPHPQVQGNQQWRNDQGDSNQGNRNNNNNFSNRSSNPYVPPKGQYSNQGSSSDSKLEIMIEGILKNQENSDTSIRNMTEFVGSHTASIKKLEMQMRDLSREQNPKQKGTLPSDTIANPKGSGSGPTSHIMAITTQSGKVLQGRSEQVVEVEESKHEVEVEEQSVVEVEKFPEELKVQEENWEEVKEKQLSMNIPFVEAFQEMSGFAKYLKDLITKKRTTKNEVVNMTHRVSSIIATSTVEKKEDPGAFTIPCTIGAHDFARALCDNGASINLMPLAIYKQAGLGMPNPISMRLQMADRSIKRPVGIVDDVLVKVGKFHLPTDFVILDCVVEKEIPIILGRPFLDTGRALMDSEWNEIKFSVNDEEVTFQSSKGMKLPLEYESILVIDVVDEVEDAVEMKMEEQCLGEALAAILVNFDGEDMEGYMESNNFLDVLKEHKQDIGWKIMDIQGIPTGICEHKIQLENETKPSVEHQRRLKLSMQKVGGMTVIENGKNELIPTRMVTELRVCMDYRKLNSATCKDHFPMPFIDQILDRLAGRSFYCSLDGYSGYNQINIALEDQEKTTFACPYRTFFL; this is encoded by the exons atggaggaacaaatggaagaaaatccttttgcggacatagatgagtacattgaggatacaaatgctattgtacctccGGTTGTTGGTGCTGCAACTTTCAAGGTGGAACATGGCTTAATCCTTATGCTTAAGGCGGAGGGGTTTTTCAGGAATTCCACTGATGATGATCCGACACAACAACTTAGAAACTTCTTGGGTGTGTGTGTGATGCATAAGCATAACAACGTCTCTGATGATGCCCTAAGGTTGAGGATGTTCAAGTACTCACTAGCTGGGGACGCAAGGAAATGGCTTCAAAATATGCTACCAAACTCCATTCTTTCTTGGCCTGAACTTGTCCGAGCATTCTTAGCTAAATGGTTCCCACAAA GGCTTGCCACAAATGTCAATGTGTTGACAAAGATATTCACCAAAAGCCAAACAAAGAAGGTAAATGTGGTGGAGGATGTGCAACCCATATCAAATGAAGACTTTGAGGAGGCAaactatgtcaacaactctcaaggaggttatcaaaggcaacaataccaaggtcaaggacaacaaaatcaatggaggccTCACCCACAAGTTCAAGGCAACCAACAGTGGCGAAATGACCAAGGTGACTCAAATCAAGGAAAtaggaataacaacaacaacttctcaaatcggagttcaaacccttatgttcctccaaagggtcaatattcaaatcaaggttcctcAAGTGATTCCAAATTGGAAATCATGATTGAAGGAATATTGAAAAATCAAGAAAACTCCGACACTTCTATAAGGAATATGACTGAGTTTGTTGGCTCTCATACTGCATCCATTAAAAAattggagatgcaaatgagagaccTCTCTAGGGAACAAAATCCGAAACAAAAAGGGACACTTCCAAGtgacacaattgcgaacccaaagGGTAGTGGGAGTGGTCCAACTTCTCATATCATGGCAATTACTACTCAGAGTGGGAAGGTACTACAAGGAAGGAGTGAACAAGTGGTTGAAGTAGAAGAGTCCAAACATGAGGTTGAGGTTGAAGAGCAAAGTGTTGTTGAAGTTGAAAAGTTTCCGGAAGAATTGAAAGTGCAAGAAGAAAACTGGGAAgaggtaaaggaaaag caattatcgatgaatattccatttgtggaagcatttcaagagatgtcgggttttgctaaATATTTAAAAGACTTGATTACCAAGAAGAGAACCACCAAGAATGAAGTGGTGAATATGACTCACAgggttagttccatcattgcaacatccaccgttgaaaagaaagaagacccgggagctttcaccattccttgtacTATTGGGGCACATGATTTTGCAAGAGCCCTTTGTGATAATGGGGCTAGCATCAACTTAATGCCTCTTGCCATTTACAAGCAAGCAGGGTTAGGTATGCCAAATCCCATaagtatgagattgcaaatggctgaTCGTTCCATAAAGCGACCGGTGGGAATTGTCGATGATGTGCTTGTTAAAGTGGGAAAGTTTCATTTACCCACCGATTTTGTAATCCTTGATTGTGTGGTTGAAAAAGAGATCCCTATAATCTTGGGGAGACCATTCCTTGACACGGGAAGAGCACTAATGGATTCAGAATGGAATGAGATCAAATTTAGTGTTAATGATGAAGAGGTTACATTCCAATCAAGCAAGGGTATGAAACTACCACTTGAATATGAAAGCAtcttggtgattgatgttgttgatgaagtggaagatgctgttgaaatgaagatggaagaacaatgcctCGGTGAGGCATTGGCGGCTATTTTGGTGAACTTTGATGGTGAAGATATGGAAGGATATATGGAATCA AATAATTTTTTGGATGTCTTGAAGGAGCACAAGCAAGATATTGGATGGAAAATTATGGACATTCAAGGGATTCCCACTGGAATTTGCGAACAcaagatccaattggagaatGAGACTAAACCAAGTGTGGAGCACCAACGACGGTTGAAACTGTCCATGCAAAaggtg GGAGGCATGACCGTGATTGAAAATGGCAAGAATGAGCTCATCCCAACAAGAATGGTGACCGAATTGAGAGTGTGTATGGATTATCGTAAGCTCAATAGTGCCACATGCAAagaccatttccctatgccttttattgatcaaatacTTGATCGGCTAGCGGGAAGGTCATT